In Massilia sp. METH4, the genomic window GGCACGCAGGGCGTTCTGGCACGCATCATCGTGCTCGACCAGTTCACGCGCAACATCTACCGCGGCACGCCGAAGGCGTTCGCCGGCGACACGCTGGCACTGGAGGCGGCGCTCGCCATCGACAACTCCGGCGCCAACCAGACGCTGCCCCCGGTACAGCGGGCGTTTTCGTACATGCCGTTCGAGCATGCGGAAAACCTGTCCATGCAGGACCGCTCCGTGATCCTGTTCGACAAGCTGGCCGCATCGAGCACCGGCTTCGAGAGCATGCTCGACTACGCGAAGCGCCATCGCGACGTGATCCGCAAGTTCGGCCGTTTCCCGCATCGGAACGAGATCCTGGGCCGCACGTCGACGCCGGAGGAGCTGGAGTTCCTGAAAACGCCGGGGTCCGGGTTCTGATGAAGCGGCTTTGCATCGTCGGTGCGGGCCACGTGGGCCGGGCGCTGGGGCGCCTGTGGCACACGGCCGGCGTGTTCGACATCGCCGGCGTGCTGGCCCGCTCGCCGGCATCGGCACGGCGGGGTGTCGACTTCATCGGAGCGGGTTTGGCCACTGGGGACATGGCCGGCCTGCCGCTGGCGGACGTCTACATGCTG contains:
- a CDS encoding DUF924 family protein, encoding MLVTPQDVLDFWFLPIGVKGHNMQRPEWFRKDDAFDRLVFAEFGDAVEDALAGGLRHWDDEGTQGVLARIIVLDQFTRNIYRGTPKAFAGDTLALEAALAIDNSGANQTLPPVQRAFSYMPFEHAENLSMQDRSVILFDKLAASSTGFESMLDYAKRHRDVIRKFGRFPHRNEILGRTSTPEELEFLKTPGSGF